The following proteins are co-located in the Microbulbifer sp. VAAF005 genome:
- the rimI gene encoding ribosomal protein S18-alanine N-acetyltransferase, with translation MTNLNYTELQLRSAVADDCASLAQLAKSAHSHPWSEAQYQQSLSAGHYCWVLIQGDDIIACCVISSLFNQAEILDIAVSPARRRQGLAEALLNSVKTELPSEIERVLLEVRVSNLAARSLYRKLGFSEDGIRKNYYPAQNGMREDAVLMSLALNDTQS, from the coding sequence ATGACCAATTTAAATTACACTGAGCTACAGTTGCGCTCCGCCGTTGCCGACGACTGTGCATCTCTGGCCCAGTTGGCAAAAAGTGCCCACAGTCATCCGTGGAGTGAAGCCCAATACCAGCAGAGTCTCAGCGCTGGCCACTACTGCTGGGTCCTGATCCAAGGCGATGACATTATCGCCTGTTGCGTGATCAGTAGTCTGTTTAACCAAGCAGAAATCCTGGATATTGCCGTATCCCCAGCGCGACGCCGACAGGGCCTCGCTGAGGCACTACTAAACAGCGTGAAAACGGAATTGCCCAGCGAAATTGAACGAGTTTTGCTCGAGGTGCGGGTATCCAATCTCGCTGCGCGCTCCCTCTATCGCAAACTGGGTTTCTCTGAAGACGGGATACGCAAAAATTATTACCCCGCGCAAAACGGCATGCGCGAGGACGCTGTACTCATGAGTCTCGCTCTGAATGACACTCAGTCGTAG
- a CDS encoding MATE family efflux transporter, whose translation MSLSKSSPSLLEGSVSSHLQRLALPMVWGILAAMSFNIADTYFVSQLGDGPLAAMSFTFPVVMAINSFAIGLGAGTSSAVARVYGAGDIKNVRRLVTDASVLALLIAIVITAIGLATMRPLFELLGAGPDMLPLIADYMIPWYLGTIFVIVPTVALAALRAIGNSAVTGRIMVAVALLNLILDPILIFGLFGFPRLELQGAAIATIIVRALSFIAALYFIIKKEHLMTAPQWRLSGLLESWRKVLAVGLPAVLTNVIIPVSGGVVVALVAVHGEDAVAGLGVALRVEPLALIVFYALSSVVGPFMGQNAGAEKTDRLRETVSVLARFCLVFGAGLAVLLYFVAEPIVSLFSDSTEVLAVAVAYLTLVPLSYAGYGFVMSANAAFNGLGKPLPATVISFLRVLGLYLPLAWIGNSLWGMTGLFVATAASNLILGFVSWWWLRRDTHQRTAETTTSPELSTN comes from the coding sequence ATGTCTCTATCAAAAAGCAGCCCATCACTGCTGGAAGGCTCAGTTTCCAGTCACTTACAGAGACTGGCGCTACCCATGGTCTGGGGAATTCTCGCCGCCATGTCCTTTAATATCGCCGATACCTATTTTGTCTCCCAGCTGGGCGATGGCCCCCTGGCAGCGATGAGTTTTACCTTTCCGGTAGTGATGGCCATAAACAGCTTTGCTATCGGCCTCGGCGCAGGTACCTCTTCGGCTGTGGCCCGGGTTTACGGCGCAGGGGATATAAAGAACGTTCGCCGCCTGGTAACTGACGCATCTGTACTGGCACTGCTGATTGCTATTGTGATTACTGCAATCGGCCTGGCCACCATGCGCCCTCTATTTGAGCTGCTGGGCGCCGGCCCCGATATGCTTCCGCTTATTGCCGATTACATGATCCCCTGGTATCTGGGAACCATCTTTGTCATTGTCCCGACCGTCGCGCTCGCTGCTCTTCGCGCCATTGGTAACAGCGCGGTAACCGGCCGTATTATGGTGGCGGTAGCCCTACTGAACCTGATTCTCGACCCCATTTTGATTTTTGGGCTTTTCGGCTTTCCCCGGCTTGAGCTCCAGGGAGCAGCTATCGCTACGATTATCGTGCGCGCCCTGAGCTTTATTGCTGCACTTTACTTCATCATCAAAAAAGAACACCTAATGACAGCCCCACAATGGCGGCTGAGCGGCCTACTCGAATCCTGGCGCAAAGTGTTGGCTGTCGGGCTTCCCGCTGTGCTCACCAATGTCATTATTCCCGTATCCGGAGGTGTTGTCGTTGCACTCGTTGCCGTGCACGGCGAAGATGCCGTCGCAGGCCTGGGAGTCGCACTCCGAGTAGAACCCCTGGCACTCATTGTGTTTTACGCACTTTCCTCTGTGGTCGGCCCCTTTATGGGACAGAACGCCGGGGCGGAAAAGACCGACCGCCTGCGGGAAACCGTGAGCGTACTGGCAAGATTCTGCCTGGTATTTGGAGCGGGACTGGCGGTGCTTCTCTACTTTGTTGCAGAACCTATCGTAAGTCTGTTCAGTGATTCCACTGAAGTTCTCGCCGTCGCTGTTGCCTACCTGACCCTGGTACCTCTCAGCTATGCCGGCTACGGCTTTGTGATGTCTGCCAATGCCGCATTCAATGGACTCGGGAAACCGCTGCCTGCAACTGTTATTTCTTTCCTGCGGGTACTGGGCCTCTACCTGCCCCTAGCCTGGATTGGAAACAGCCTGTGGGGCATGACCGGCCTGTTTGTCGCTACAGCAGCATCAAACCTGATTCTCGGCTTTGTTTCCTGGTGGTGGCTGCGCCGCGATACGCACCAGCGCACAGCAGAGACAACAACCAGCCCCGAGCTGTCAACCAACTGA